One Thermosphaera aggregans DNA segment encodes these proteins:
- a CDS encoding uracil-DNA glycosylase yields MSLYEEWSGIFNEIRSCRKCRLHESRTNPVPGEGPLTARVVVIGEAPGRKEDESGTPFVGPAGKFLNTLLESAGLKREEVFITNIVKCRPPGNRKPRRDEISQCLGYLSRQLRLLKPRVLILLGNTAAETIYGLAGVEWHGVMKDHGKVFEIKVFGVEALSIPTFHPAAALYNPRLKNIILEDFTKVVKPIIAGLEKGSSQP; encoded by the coding sequence GTGTCATTGTACGAGGAGTGGTCGGGGATTTTCAACGAGATAAGGAGTTGTAGAAAATGCAGGCTGCATGAAAGCAGGACTAACCCCGTCCCTGGCGAGGGGCCTTTAACTGCGAGAGTCGTGGTGATCGGGGAAGCTCCTGGTAGAAAAGAAGACGAGTCAGGCACTCCCTTTGTAGGGCCTGCGGGAAAGTTTTTGAACACTTTACTGGAAAGCGCTGGGCTGAAAAGGGAGGAGGTTTTCATTACAAATATTGTGAAATGTAGGCCCCCTGGTAACAGGAAGCCTAGGAGAGATGAGATATCTCAGTGTCTGGGATACTTGAGCCGTCAGTTGAGATTGTTGAAACCCAGAGTCTTAATACTTCTGGGAAACACTGCCGCGGAGACCATCTATGGTTTAGCAGGGGTTGAGTGGCACGGGGTGATGAAGGATCACGGTAAGGTTTTCGAAATCAAGGTTTTCGGGGTTGAAGCCTTGTCTATTCCAACGTTTCACCCTGCGGCCGCTCTCTATAATCCTAGACTTAAAAACATTATCCTAGAAGACTTCACCAAGGTTGTGAAACCTATTATCGCCGGGCTGGAGAAGGGTTCTTCCCAGCCTTAA
- a CDS encoding GtrA family protein — MNSLKRLEKPGFEKPIGIVVSNKDEVILEKHCCEALKISLNLEDANRVVRSVLPVFIALPLIEPLRVMKFVVVGVAGSVVNLAVAQFVFNLFTSIGVFELIKNPVSSLAGFESSVLFNFILHERWTFADTDIDRGFRNVFARLVKYHGASIASFSSQILLATFLPILLGVVFWLAQLTGIIVGFALNFILGYVYTWSRSRV; from the coding sequence ATGAACTCTCTCAAGAGGCTTGAAAAACCCGGGTTTGAAAAGCCCATTGGTATCGTGGTTAGCAATAAAGATGAAGTCATCCTGGAAAAACATTGTTGTGAAGCCTTAAAGATTTCGCTCAACCTGGAAGATGCTAATAGGGTTGTGAGAAGCGTTCTGCCAGTATTCATCGCTCTACCGCTCATTGAACCCTTAAGAGTCATGAAGTTCGTAGTTGTCGGGGTTGCAGGAAGCGTTGTGAACTTGGCTGTTGCCCAATTCGTTTTCAACCTGTTCACAAGTATTGGGGTTTTTGAGTTGATTAAAAACCCTGTTTCATCATTAGCGGGTTTCGAATCAAGCGTATTGTTCAATTTCATCCTGCATGAGAGATGGACTTTCGCCGATACAGACATAGACCGGGGGTTCAGAAACGTTTTTGCTCGATTAGTGAAGTATCATGGAGCAAGCATTGCCAGCTTTTCATCCCAAATACTTCTAGCAACCTTCCTCCCAATACTCCTGGGTGTGGTCTTTTGGCTTGCACAGCTTACAGGAATCATCGTGGGGTTCGCCTTAAACTTTATATTAGGCTACGTGTATACGTGGAGTAGAAGTAGGGTATGA
- a CDS encoding DUF5622 domain-containing protein, whose product MGLKHGKYVYVDRLDGTYVKVRVLNIRFHKKSEEKIDVTNPTRYIVTGTVTTKPPRKAVVISIEALPEEVRNLVRTVSPTPR is encoded by the coding sequence ATGGGGTTGAAACACGGGAAGTATGTCTACGTCGACAGGCTGGACGGGACTTATGTTAAGGTGAGAGTGTTAAACATAAGGTTTCATAAGAAGTCCGAGGAGAAAATAGATGTTACAAACCCGACTAGATATATAGTAACGGGAACCGTGACGACGAAGCCTCCTAGGAAAGCTGTTGTAATAAGCATTGAAGCTTTACCGGAAGAAGTGAGAAACCTGGTTAGAACCGTTTCTCCAACACCTCGGTAA
- a CDS encoding metallophosphoesterase, producing the protein MRLLVVSDVHDKVSIYQKIVASLRSEFDATIVAGDLTYFKPFEHGVKILKSMRDFSGRPVFFVAGNCDSPRLLTWEGENDIINLHRKLVSLGSHYIYGIGGGNISPFHTMIEWSEDEFKSMLPTENSRVCGKLLMVTHTPINQFFDEVNGYNIGSISFREFLYQCNPTAWVTGHVHEHSGVVKNGRTTIVHPGPLMRGYYGIMELGENEVVAEVRRLG; encoded by the coding sequence CTGCGATTACTGGTTGTAAGCGATGTTCATGATAAAGTTTCAATATATCAGAAGATTGTAGCTTCTTTGAGAAGCGAGTTCGATGCAACAATAGTGGCTGGAGACTTAACTTATTTCAAGCCTTTCGAACACGGGGTTAAGATTTTAAAATCAATGAGGGATTTCTCAGGCAGGCCGGTGTTCTTTGTCGCCGGGAACTGCGACAGCCCCAGGCTTCTCACTTGGGAGGGGGAAAATGATATCATTAACTTGCATCGTAAACTCGTAAGTTTAGGAAGCCACTACATTTATGGAATAGGTGGAGGCAACATTTCTCCTTTCCACACCATGATCGAATGGAGCGAGGACGAGTTCAAATCAATGCTTCCAACCGAAAACAGCAGGGTTTGCGGGAAACTATTAATGGTTACTCACACGCCTATCAATCAATTCTTCGATGAGGTCAACGGGTATAACATTGGTTCGATCTCATTCCGCGAGTTCCTATACCAGTGCAACCCTACTGCATGGGTTACAGGACATGTTCACGAACACAGCGGCGTGGTGAAAAATGGGAGAACAACCATAGTACATCCTGGTCCCTTAATGCGAGGATACTACGGGATAATGGAACTTGGTGAAAACGAGGTTGTAGCGGAAGTGAGAAGGCTGGGTTAA